Proteins from one Blattabacterium cuenoti genomic window:
- a CDS encoding 2-isopropylmalate synthase, which translates to MENKKIQIFDTTLRDGEQVPGCKLNTKEKIIISKKLEDLGVDIIEAGFPTSSPGDYKSVQEICKSVSKTTIVCALSRAVEKDIEIAAQALQYANRPRIHTGIGTSNYHILYKFNSTPHKIIERAIHAVKYAKKFVEDVEFYAEDAGRTENEFLAKICENVIKYGATVINIPDTTGYCLPKEYGEKIRFLKENVKGIHKIILSTHCHNDLGLATANSLSGIINGAQQVECTINGIGERAGNTSLEEIVMIIKQNSHLNLFTKINTKLISSTSYLVSKCTGMNVQANKAIVGINAFSHSSGIHQDGVLKKRETYESINPEDVGINKSSIILTARSGRSALSYRYKKLGYFLNKNSLDLVYSIFLEYADRKKEITDIELKIILKKANINNNFLHKTNNNTTNNRRINVV; encoded by the coding sequence ATGGAAAATAAAAAAATACAAATTTTTGATACAACTTTACGGGATGGAGAACAAGTTCCAGGTTGCAAATTAAATACAAAAGAAAAAATAATAATATCTAAAAAATTAGAAGATTTGGGTGTTGATATTATTGAAGCAGGATTTCCTACTTCTAGTCCAGGAGATTATAAATCTGTTCAAGAAATTTGTAAATCAGTTTCAAAAACTACTATAGTTTGTGCATTATCAAGAGCAGTAGAAAAAGATATAGAAATAGCAGCTCAAGCATTACAATATGCTAATAGACCAAGAATTCATACAGGGATAGGAACATCTAATTATCATATACTTTATAAATTTAATAGTACTCCGCATAAAATTATAGAAAGAGCTATTCATGCAGTAAAATATGCAAAAAAGTTTGTAGAAGATGTTGAATTTTATGCAGAGGATGCAGGACGTACAGAAAATGAGTTTTTAGCAAAAATTTGTGAAAATGTCATTAAATATGGAGCTACAGTTATTAATATACCTGATACTACAGGTTATTGTCTTCCAAAAGAATATGGAGAAAAAATACGATTTTTAAAAGAAAACGTTAAAGGAATTCATAAAATTATATTATCAACTCATTGTCACAATGATTTAGGATTAGCTACAGCTAATTCTTTATCTGGAATTATAAATGGAGCACAACAAGTGGAATGTACTATAAATGGAATTGGAGAAAGAGCTGGAAATACTTCTTTGGAAGAAATAGTTATGATTATTAAACAGAATTCTCATTTAAATTTATTTACGAAAATTAATACAAAATTAATTTCTTCTACAAGTTATTTAGTGTCTAAATGTACAGGGATGAACGTTCAAGCTAATAAAGCTATTGTAGGAATTAATGCATTTTCTCATTCATCAGGGATTCATCAAGATGGAGTTCTTAAAAAAAGAGAAACTTATGAAAGTATTAATCCAGAAGATGTTGGTATAAATAAATCTTCAATTATTCTAACGGCTAGAAGTGGAAGATCTGCCTTATCTTATCGTTATAAAAAATTGGGTTATTTTTTAAATAAAAATTCTTTAGATTTGGTTTATTCTATATTTTTAGAATATGCAGATAGAAAAAAAGAAATTACTGATATAGAATTAAAAATAATATTAAAAAAAGCTAATATAAATAATAATTTTTTGCATAAAACTAATAATAATACGACGAATAATAGAAGAATAAATGTTGTGTAA